Part of the Lycium ferocissimum isolate CSIRO_LF1 chromosome 6, AGI_CSIRO_Lferr_CH_V1, whole genome shotgun sequence genome, ATATGAAAACTACAATATATAGAAATGGCAAAAATCTTTGAACGAAGCTTTAGGACTTCTAATATTCCTATGTACCAAATATTCAATCTACTAATTAATTGGTCCTTTTGACCACGCGATCCACAGTCGCTTTTGGTCAATTTGGCATGACACCAAtagatcaaataaaatcattagTAGGCATAAATAAATGAGGATTTAATTATAAATACTTTTTACACTATTAATGAATTATGGTATATGATAGAGGGTAATTACAATTTTACTAAatcatttaatatatttatcatATAGATCAACTTGTGATTACTTTATAAGGTGATCTCTAATAGTATAAATATCTTTATTGTTAGTGTATAAGACCTAAattcaataataaataatttttttaatccctCCCCCGGCAGCTTCCCTCTTACTCCCTTAGTGACTCAAACTCACAACTTTCTGATTGGAGGAGGAGGGTGCTTACCATCCGATCTCTTGTCCAATAGTAAATAAATGTTATAGAAACTAAATTAACATGAACAGGGACTTAGCTAGCTCGAAGTAATCCAAGTCAACATATAGCCTCACGCGTGATAGTTtctatagattttttttttttttttttaatgtatttatgATGGGTACAACCTGTCTTGGTTAAATATATTTGCCTCTAGTCTTAGAAGcctatataaagaaaaaaaagacagcTACTTTCTCATGCCTAAACATAGATTTTATGAATTTTAGAGAGCCAAAAACGAATTAAATGGCTTTAGAAACTGTTGTTTTCCAACAAGACCCTTTTAGCTATAACAACAAAGATTTGTACaactttggaatatttgatgaGTATGGCTTAGGCATTGAGAAAACAACTATTGAACAAAGTTGCAACATAGGATATTGGGATTCTCAATATTCCTCACCTGAACTTTGCTCCGGCAATGGATTCTTGCCGCAGGAATACACTCCAGTGACCACGACACGCCAATCCAAGAGAATGAAACGCAACACATGCTGTAAGAATAAGGAAGAAATAGAGAATCAAAGGATGAGTCACATTGCCGTTGAAAGAAATCGTCGCCGGCAAATGAAGGATTACCTCACCGTACTCCGGTCATTGATGCCACCTTCTTATGCTCAAAGGGTACTGTCTCTTCTCTCTCAATTTATTTCATGCAAGTAACGACATGCATGCAGTAGAAGATATTATTATACGAGTTTAAATTCATCATGTCACTCACGGTGTTAAAGTATTTATATAATCAGGTcacttataaaataattataaatactGGATATTTTTACAAGTATAATTTGCTAACCTCATAAAAATGAGAAGTAGCTTGATAATGTTAATATATCCTTGTATTGTCACATGTGACTTAAATCCATTTACACAATTAGATCACTTCATAAGTAATTACATGTAAATCTCTTAATAATCATTTATTAGTGATCTTGTAAAAATGATAATTAACCTGTAATTCGAGcatttctcttttaattttttgatttacGGATCTTCCGTGTATTATAAAGGTCGAAAGATTTATATTTTATGTAATTGACTCTCAACATTTTTTATGCATCGACAatgtaagaaatatatatatatatatatacacttattagatatatatatatatatatatatatatcataatggtgaaaatatatatatatatatatatatatatatatatatatatatatatatatatatacttagtagATAATTAAAGATTTTTCATAAGAATTATTATTTGATAATCCGCTAAAATCATAATGGTGAAAATGATAAACTTGCTATTACATGGTGAAATTTACTGATTATATAACAATTTTTTTACACGGCTAggatatataacttaaatccttaattaattgtatatatatattacttagtAGATAATTAAAGATTTTTCATAAGAAGTATTATTTGATAATCCGCTAAAATCATAATGGTGAAAATGATAAACTTGCTATTACAATTTACTGATTatataacaatttttttatacggccaggatatataacttaaattcttaATTAATTGTACTTTACATGACTTGTGAATAAttcaaatttattaattttttggatATATAATTTGAACAGGGAGACCAAGCATCAATTGTTGGAGGTGCAATTAACTTTGTGAAAGAACTTGAACAACTCCTCCAATTTTTGGAAGCTCATACTAATAAGCAAGTGAAACACCAACCACCAAATTCATGTCATCCATTATTCTCTAGCTTCTTTACCTTTCCTCAATATTCAACCGGACACCACCACAGCCACGGCTACCCGAAGGCTGCCCCAAACGGGGCAGCAGATGGCGGGTCGGGTGTGGCGGATATTGAGGTGACAATGGCAGAAAGTCATGCAAATATAAAGGTGTTATCAAGAAAACAGCCAAAACAACTATTGAAGATTGTTACTTGGCTTCATGCTATGTTTCTTACCGTGCTTCACCTTAATGTCACCACAGTGGATCATATGGTACTATACTCTTTCAGTGCCAAGGTTAGTTATATGTTCGTATTTTTTCCTGTACATGCACTATAAGTTCGAATGATCAATTCTGCAATCAATTATTAGAATCAACAAGTCTAAAtcgttcatttaaaaaaaaattgaaaccctTCTTATTGGATGATTATGATACTTCCTGAAAATCAAAATTCTTAATCAAAGAAGGAAGTGAAATTCGCTGACAATATATAAAACGCATTTTTTCACATGCACTATATATTCTCCCCGTGCAATATGATAACTGATCGAGTTTGAGTGAAACTTTGATAGTGAATAAAAAGGGACTTCTGAATTTTATTTTTCGAGCAATGTATAAACATCATCtcatttcttttgtttgttcTGATTTTCTATTTTACTTCAGCCATTACGTTTCAATCCCATGTACCAAACAAGTTAGGATTGATTATATATGGATCTTTGTTGACCATGTTTTTTCATTCGTACTCATTATAGGCaaatattatacaaaataaatatttaaaaaatcgAAGTTATCTATATTTTCTAATTGCACTAATATGGCTAAAAGACTCCTAAAAGCATAAGacataaaataaatgtattaaCATGACTAAAACATATTTCCAAATAATTGGTATCGTCTATGTATAGAGATCTTTTTATTCCATTATATCATATCTTTCGCTAAGTCTGAATCGTCAATGCTTAGAATTTAGACTTCTAATTTGTATTCCTTGAGACAGGTTGAAGATAATTGTGAGTTGAATACTGCTGATGACATAGCAGctgctatatatatgcatgaaatgGTGGCCATGATACAGGAGGAGGCCATATATGTCTAATTGAGAAGACTTCTCTCTTCTTGCACacacccccaccacccccccccaccccccccccacaccccaacccaaaaaaaaacaaaaaaaggagagagaaaggAAACCACTcgtaaacaaaaaagaaaaagtcattCTCAAGATTGTATAATCTCTTGTCATTGTCAAATAACAATTGGCTACTTTGTTTAATTGAAatcattattattttgtttgcGTTCCAGCCACGGAATATAACTAGCTTAGTGCTTGGAAATTAGTTCAAGAATTTtagttatattattattattattattattttcttaactaaCATAGTACCATGGTGagatgtaaaaataattttatgattttactgTTATAACGAATAAAGTTCAATAACCATGCATCAAATTACAACCTACTATTATTATTGATTGTTCCTGGAAATTGTCAGTATTGGAGTTTAGATTCCATGAATGATTTAATTTAttcaaattaataaattaagCTATATCAATTGAAAACGAACTACGTGATACATCTTGATATAGTTTGCTTGTCAAAGATTTGAAGTCAAATAAAATTGAATAATATTAAGAATCTGCAAGCTCTATATAAAGTATTAAACACACGTCATTTCTTTCATTAAATAAAAACAAGATAGCTTTGCAAGACATCacaaattcaataaaataagaaattttaaatttcaaatttgtaTTAATATGAGAGAGATGGCTTATTTTTATGCAATGTTAATCTCCCGAAGACAGATAATATATGCTTTAGTtgcatcaacaacaatattcacCTACTCAAAGTCGGATCTTGGATTTGAGGTATATGAgttcctacaacaactttaaGTGAATATacaataaataattaggtgcacagacaaatatttataatattcaGTGTTCTTAGTACATATATAGAATTTGAGCAAAAGTTACTGAATTTCGGTGAATCCACATGCAACATGCTGGATACGCCCCTCACCTATATACATGTAGTGAATAGAGAAAAGCTGATATTTAGTTATCCTTTTACCTAGTAGGGAGCATTAGGGACATGTAAATTTGATAACAAATTGGGTCCCTTCTAATTTGTTACCTCATTCATTGTGGTCCTCAAATCACCTTTCTTATAGGAAAAAGATAAACTTTGGATTCTTAACTTatttgagtatatatatatacacccccCAGACTGCTGTTGGTACTGGCGGAAATTATGTCATATAAGAGACAAATATGCTGCAGGTtatgtacaagatggttggcTAACTTTGACAGGGAAATACTCCATTGGCAGTGGATACAAATGGAGTATGGGAATGCAAAATCAATGACCATGGAGCAGATGGATATGGAGAAGAGGAATTCTACCCAAACACAGCTTCATCAACTGGCTAGCATTACATGGAAGGCTATTAACCAAAGATAGACTAATGAAGATGGGAATAAGCCAGGATGACAAATGTGTACTCTGTGGAACTGATAGAGAAACCGTCGAGCACTTATTCTTTGGATATGAATTTTCCAATAGGTGCCTAGGGGAATTATTGCAATGGCTCCAGAAAAGACCCCAGATACTGGATTTCAACGGTATATGGAGAAGACTAGACAGGTCAACACATGGAAAAGGGTGCAGGGAAATGGTACTGGGGGCCCTAGCAGCTCTAACATACAGAATATGGAAGGCAAGGAACTCAGCCGTATGGGACTCTAAAGTCCCAAGACCTCACATCCTATTGACTCAAGTTCAACAGGAATGCAGGGACCGCAAAGACTACTCTCAGTAGAACACAAAAGCAGGAACACAAGGAATGGATAGAGGAGCTACTAAGATAGAAAATACACTTGTACATGAAAAGTTTTTATTTGCATACTCTAAATAGGGACTAAACTGGAAGATACAATGTAAATGTTGGTTCGTGaggattaataaaaaaaattcttcaccaaaaaaaaaaaaaaaaaaacttatttgagCGCTTTTCTAATAATCTCATCCACAATTTTCATGGAAGACGTTTAGTCTTCCGATTCGTCTATTAGCCCTTGGATTTTGAtaatctttgtgttgtgtatcCTCAACTGACTACTAAATTACACCTCCAATCCTTCTAAATGCGGCCAACTTACTGAACATGATGCACAGAGTTGTTTCAGGGGAATGGTGGGGGAGGTGAATAAGGAGAAAAATCCTGACAGAAATCGCCCGAATAGATACATTATTTCTTGTTATAGTGAACTTTAGGCAATTGATCATACATGGTCACACTACTTGATCCACTTTTGGTTTTTTCATATACAGTTAGACCTATTTATAACAATCAACCTCCATAACAATATTTCACTATAACGGCCAAGTTT contains:
- the LOC132061026 gene encoding transcription factor bHLH94-like encodes the protein MALETVVFQQDPFSYNNKDLYNFGIFDEYGLGIEKTTIEQSCNIGYWDSQYSSPELCSGNGFLPQEYTPVTTTRQSKRMKRNTCCKNKEEIENQRMSHIAVERNRRRQMKDYLTVLRSLMPPSYAQRGDQASIVGGAINFVKELEQLLQFLEAHTNKQVKHQPPNSCHPLFSSFFTFPQYSTGHHHSHGYPKAAPNGAADGGSGVADIEVTMAESHANIKVLSRKQPKQLLKIVTWLHAMFLTVLHLNVTTVDHMVLYSFSAKVEDNCELNTADDIAAAIYMHEMVAMIQEEAIYV